Proteins co-encoded in one Marinobacter gudaonensis genomic window:
- a CDS encoding arginine N-succinyltransferase, translating to MWLVRPAKPDDLDRILDIAGAQGARLSSTLPRQGDALAYKIEHSQASFAGRIGVDDDPPRFLFVLENTESGEIAGTAGIDARAGNGQPFYNYRRDALIHASHELGVSRRVEVLYPSHSLTDTTLLCSFSIRPDLRGSDAFELLSRARILFMAEHREWFTQRVAVEIQGVQSDDGSVPFWDSLGRHFFDMDFETADQYSGQLSKTFIAELMPPNPIYVTLLSEDAQAAMGQPHPVTMGNFELLQREGFQAGCYLDIFDAGPVLEARTDSLRTLVTSHQTELHGSNDDSGETCLIAGGEGEAFRCTLSKLSETLDDAVKVPVSTWKRLERTSGDRVRIAPL from the coding sequence ATGTGGCTGGTGCGTCCGGCAAAGCCGGATGATCTGGACCGGATTCTCGACATTGCGGGTGCCCAGGGTGCCCGCCTTTCCTCCACTCTGCCCCGGCAGGGCGACGCCCTGGCCTACAAGATCGAGCACTCCCAGGCATCGTTTGCCGGCCGCATCGGTGTCGACGACGATCCGCCCAGGTTCCTGTTTGTGCTGGAAAACACCGAGAGCGGCGAGATTGCCGGCACTGCCGGCATCGACGCCCGCGCCGGTAACGGTCAGCCTTTCTACAATTACCGCCGTGATGCCCTGATCCATGCCTCCCACGAGCTCGGGGTATCGCGTCGGGTGGAGGTGCTGTACCCATCCCATTCCCTGACCGACACCACCCTGCTGTGTTCCTTTTCCATTCGACCGGATCTGCGCGGCAGCGATGCTTTTGAACTGCTCTCCCGGGCACGGATCCTGTTCATGGCCGAACACCGGGAATGGTTTACCCAGCGCGTGGCGGTGGAGATTCAGGGCGTGCAGAGTGACGATGGTAGTGTGCCGTTCTGGGACAGCCTGGGTCGCCACTTTTTCGACATGGATTTTGAAACCGCCGATCAGTATTCGGGGCAACTGAGCAAGACCTTCATTGCCGAACTGATGCCGCCCAATCCGATCTACGTTACTTTGCTCAGTGAAGACGCCCAGGCGGCCATGGGCCAGCCGCACCCGGTGACGATGGGCAATTTCGAGCTGCTTCAACGAGAGGGTTTCCAGGCCGGTTGCTACCTGGACATCTTCGATGCCGGTCCGGTGCTGGAGGCTCGCACCGACAGCCTGAGAACCCTGGTGACCAGCCACCAAACCGAGTTGCACGGTTCCAACGACGACTCGGGAGAAACCTGCCTTATCGCCGGTGGTGAAGGAGAGGCATTCCGCTGCACCCTGAGCAAACTGTCGGAAACCCTGGATGATGCCGTGAAGGTACCCGTGAGTACCTGGAAGCGGCTGGAGCGAACCTCGGGAGACCGGGTAAGGATCGCACCGTTATGA
- a CDS encoding aspartate aminotransferase family protein, whose translation MNREPVSRSLFDEVMVPNYAPGAIIPVRGEGSRIWDQEGREFIDLQGGIAVTCLGHSHPGLVGALQDQAEKIWHLSNVMTNEPALRLAKTLCDLTFAERVFFANSGAEANEAAFKLARRYAWEHYGPEKNEIISFTNSFHGRTLFTVSVGGQPKYLEGFEPAPGGIHHATFNDLESVKKLISKEKTCAVVVEPIQGEGGVMPADPAFLEGLRQLCDDNNALLVFDEVQSGVGRTGHLYAYQMYGVVPDILSSAKGLGGGFPVAAMLTTAKVAASLGVGTHGSTYGGNALACAVAQRVVEIVSQPEILKGVKARSDKLRKGMMDIGERYGVFSEVRGGGLLLGCVLTEQWQGKAKEFLNAGLEEGVMVLVAGANVIRLAPSLIIPESDLDEALQRFEAAVKKLTA comes from the coding sequence ATGAATAGAGAACCCGTCAGCCGCTCCCTGTTTGATGAAGTCATGGTGCCCAACTATGCCCCCGGTGCGATCATTCCGGTCAGAGGCGAGGGCTCCCGGATCTGGGACCAGGAAGGGCGCGAGTTTATCGATCTGCAGGGTGGCATCGCGGTGACCTGTCTTGGCCATTCCCATCCGGGACTGGTGGGCGCCTTGCAGGATCAGGCCGAAAAGATCTGGCATCTGTCCAACGTGATGACCAACGAGCCGGCCCTGCGCCTGGCCAAAACCCTGTGCGACCTGACCTTTGCCGAGCGCGTGTTCTTTGCCAACTCCGGCGCCGAGGCCAACGAGGCCGCCTTCAAACTGGCCCGTCGTTATGCGTGGGAACACTACGGCCCGGAGAAAAATGAAATCATCTCCTTTACCAACTCGTTTCACGGCCGCACCCTGTTTACCGTGAGCGTGGGTGGCCAGCCCAAGTACCTGGAAGGCTTCGAGCCGGCGCCGGGCGGTATTCATCACGCCACGTTCAACGATCTGGAATCGGTGAAAAAGCTGATCTCCAAAGAAAAGACCTGCGCCGTGGTGGTGGAGCCGATCCAGGGCGAGGGCGGAGTCATGCCCGCTGACCCTGCATTCCTCGAGGGGCTGCGCCAGCTCTGCGACGACAACAACGCGCTCCTGGTGTTCGATGAGGTGCAGTCCGGCGTGGGTCGGACCGGCCACCTGTATGCCTATCAGATGTATGGGGTCGTGCCGGACATTCTCTCTAGCGCCAAGGGGCTGGGTGGTGGCTTCCCGGTGGCGGCCATGCTGACCACGGCCAAGGTGGCGGCCAGTCTGGGGGTGGGTACCCATGGCAGTACCTATGGCGGTAACGCCCTGGCCTGCGCCGTTGCCCAGCGGGTGGTGGAAATCGTGAGCCAGCCGGAGATTCTCAAGGGCGTCAAGGCCAGGTCTGACAAGCTGCGCAAAGGCATGATGGACATCGGCGAACGCTACGGTGTGTTCAGCGAAGTTCGCGGCGGCGGCCTGCTGCTTGGTTGCGTGCTTACCGAACAGTGGCAGGGCAAGGCCAAAGAGTTCCTGAACGCCGGCCTCGAGGAAGGCGTAATGGTGCTGGTGGCCGGTGCCAATGTGATTCGTCTGGCGCCATCGCTGATCATTCCCGAGTCGGATCTGGACGAGGCTCTGCAGCGGTTTGAAGCGGCGGTAAAGAAACTCACAGCCTAA
- the astA gene encoding arginine N-succinyltransferase, producing MTLLIRPLQENDLDDLYAMAQNAGKGLTTLPADRDLLQKKINHARDTFSQRCAPEAGLYLFALEDTERKKTVGISGIQARVGLEEVFYNYRLSVTVNASRELGVHVRTPTLHLSNDMTDNTEICSLLLSDGYKGGGSGLLLSRCRFMYLDEFRKHFSEKIFAEMRGVSDAGGRSPLWDALGSKFFDMEFTEADMLSGLGNKSFIAELMPKYPIYLPMLPESARAVIGRVHENTAPALKMLQAEGFNFNGMVDIFDGGPVVEAFIDNIRTVREAVNRHAMITRKPVNLDVPAGERAMVSNRSFRDFRVTTIPLECIGPDTVSLPPEVAEALQIESGDPVRLAPLKDSGPLPKHIHRGSFQGGGSKWQN from the coding sequence ATGACGCTGCTCATTCGCCCGCTGCAGGAGAACGACCTGGACGACCTGTACGCCATGGCACAGAACGCCGGCAAGGGCCTGACCACGCTACCGGCAGACCGTGACCTGCTGCAGAAAAAAATCAATCACGCCCGGGACACCTTCAGCCAACGCTGCGCCCCGGAAGCGGGCCTCTATCTTTTTGCACTGGAAGACACAGAGCGGAAGAAGACTGTCGGCATCAGCGGTATACAGGCCCGGGTGGGTCTTGAGGAAGTCTTCTACAACTACCGCCTGAGTGTCACCGTGAACGCTTCCCGGGAGCTGGGCGTACACGTGCGAACGCCCACGTTGCACCTGTCGAACGACATGACGGACAACACCGAAATCTGCTCCCTTCTGCTGTCCGACGGTTACAAGGGCGGTGGCAGCGGTTTGCTGCTGTCCCGCTGCCGGTTCATGTACCTGGATGAGTTCCGCAAGCACTTCTCGGAGAAGATATTTGCCGAGATGCGCGGTGTTTCGGATGCCGGGGGGCGCAGCCCGCTGTGGGATGCACTGGGCAGCAAGTTTTTCGATATGGAATTTACCGAGGCCGATATGCTCTCCGGCCTCGGCAACAAATCCTTCATCGCCGAGCTGATGCCGAAATACCCCATCTACCTGCCAATGCTGCCGGAATCGGCCCGTGCGGTGATCGGACGCGTACACGAGAACACCGCGCCAGCGCTGAAGATGCTTCAGGCGGAAGGCTTCAACTTTAACGGGATGGTGGACATTTTCGACGGTGGCCCTGTCGTGGAGGCGTTTATTGATAACATTCGCACCGTGCGGGAGGCCGTGAATCGTCATGCGATGATCACCCGCAAACCGGTGAACCTGGATGTACCTGCCGGTGAGCGGGCCATGGTTTCGAACCGTTCCTTCCGGGATTTCCGGGTGACCACCATCCCGTTGGAGTGCATCGGCCCGGATACCGTGAGTTTGCCGCCGGAGGTGGCCGAAGCGCTGCAGATAGAGTCGGGCGATCCGGTGCGGCTTGCCCCCTTGAAAGATTCAGGGCCGCTGCCCAAACACATTCATAGAGGCTCTTTTCAGGGAGGTGGATCGAAATGGCAAAACTGA